In one window of Clarias gariepinus isolate MV-2021 ecotype Netherlands chromosome 10, CGAR_prim_01v2, whole genome shotgun sequence DNA:
- the LOC128532187 gene encoding cis-aconitate decarboxylase-like — protein MLPTVQRSFRQVSTLSTIRGLHKPALDVMDRPNPEETVTSSFGRFIQRVQPSHLSPVVLQRSKRMVLDSIGVGLLGSTTEVFELALQHCQHMYAPDDISFVYGRSGTKLSPTLAALVNGVAVHSMDFDDTWHPATHPSGAVLPALLAICDMFPKNSKPSGLDLLMAFNIGIEMQGRLMRFSNEAHNIPKRFHPPSVVGTLGSAAACARLLSLDHSQCSHALAIAASLAGAPMANAATQSKPLHIGNASRLGLEAALLASRGLEASPLVLDGVPGVAGFSAFYEDYSPRPMVLPEEAEHTFLLETQDIAFKRFPAHLGMHWVADAAAHVHKALLHLSDGVISPNSVQEILLRVPHSKYINRPFPMSEHQARHSFQFNACTTLLDGQVTVQSFQPEALLRPELHALLSRVRVEHPQNNPANFDRMYGEVQVTLVNGIVLQGHCDTFYGHWRKPLSDESLQKKFRNNASVVLPPEKVNGLIEAVEGLEFLSNCEPLLAQLQ, from the exons ATGCTTCCCACAGTACAG AGATCATTCAGACAAGTGTCCACCCTATCTACAATCAGAGGACTCCATAAACCCGCACTAGATG TCATGGACCGACCCAACCCCGAGGAGACTGTAACCAGCAGCTTTGGTCGATTCATCCAGAGAGTGCAGCCAAGTCATCTGTCACCAGTCGTACTCCAAAGAAGCAAACGCATGGTGCTGGACAGCATTGGTGTAGGTCTGCTGGGTAGCACCACTGAAGTGTTTGAACTTGCACTTCAGCATTGCCAG CACATGTACGCTCCCGATGACATCAGCTTTGTTTATGGGCGCAGTGGAACCAAGCTTTCCCCAACCCTAGCTGCCTTAGTCAATGGAGTAGCA GTTCATTCTATGGACTTTGATGATACTTGGCACCCTGCAACTCATCCCTCTGGTGCAGTGCTTCCTGCTCTTCTTGCCATTTGTGACATGTTTCCCAAAAACAGCAAGCCAAGTGGTCTGGACCTCCTAATGGCCTTTAACATTGGTATTGAGATGCAAGGTCGCCTGATGAGATTCTCCAATGAAGCCCACAACATTCCTAAGAG gttccATCCCCCTAGTGTCGTGGGGACACTGGGAAGTGCTGCTGCCTGTGCCCGGCTCCTTTCCCTCGACCATTCTCAGTGCAGCCATGCCTTGGCCATCGCTGCCTCATTAGCAGGGGCGCCAATGGCCAATGCTGCCACTCAGTCCAAGCCTCTGCACATTGGTAATGCCTCTCGTCTGGGCCTTGAAGCTGCCCTGCTAGCCTCACGTGGGCTGGAGGCAAGCCCCCTGGTCCTGGATGGAGTTCCTGGGGTAGCTGGTTTTAGTGCATTTTATGAAGACTATAGCCCAAGGCCGATGGTGTTGCCCGAAGAGGCAGAGCACACATTCCTTTTGGAGACACAAGATATTGCCTTTAAGCGATTTCCAGCCCACTTGGGCATGCACTGGGTTGCTGATGCTGCTGCCCATGTCCACAAGGCTTTGCTGCATCTTTCTGATGGAGTCATCTCCCCAAACTCAGTGCAGGAAATCCTACTACGGGTGCCACATTCAAAGTATATAAATCGGCCCTTCCCAATGTCAGAGCACCAGGCACGTCACTCCTTCCAGTTCAATGCTTGCACCACTCTGCTCGATGGCCAGGTAACAGTGCAGTCCTTTCAGCCTGAAGCACTACTGAGGCCAGAGCTTCATGCCCTGCTCTCCCGCGTCCGTGTAGAGCACCCCCAGAACAATCCAGCCAACTTTGACCGAATGTATGGTGAAGTGCAGGTCACTTTAGTGAATGGAATTGTGTTACAAGGTCATTGTGACACCTTCTATGGCCATTGGAGGAAGCCACTGAGTGATGAGAGCCTGCAGAAAAAGTTCCGCAATAATGCAAGTGTAGTGCTGCCACCAGAGAAAGTGAATGGCCTTATAGAAGCTGTGGAGGGGTTGGAGTTTCTGTCTAACTGCGAACCACTGCTAGCTCAGCTGCAGTAA
- the LOC128531372 gene encoding threonylcarbamoyl-AMP synthase-like, protein MEVIVVCLLLSTFNRLPYQLEVATLSIFTIICLYGTLASLVNSIYSKTIIPVGPALIKNNDKKKKSAATAPCPIPSSRGTSGLLEIAKLLESKGVCGIPTDTVYALAASCKHPSAIEKIYNIKERPAEKPICICISSLEQLVPTKPPFSPLLWEFMRNVYPGGISCIVPKGDWLLKLGKTAALECLIKHFHFIIV, encoded by the exons ATGGAGGTCATAGTGGTGTGTCTTCTTCTTTCCACTTTTAATAGACTTCCATACCAGTTGGAAG TTGCTACTCTTTCAATATTTACCATAATTTGTTTATATGGAACTCTGGCATCACTTGTTAATTCCATATACTCCAAGACCATAATACCAGTTGGACCCGCACTCATAAAG AATAAtgataagaagaaaaaatctgCTGCTACAGCTCCATGTCCAATTCCATCTTCTCGTGGGACCAGTGGACTGCTAGAAATTGCGAAATTGCTGGAAAGCAAAGGTGTATGTGGTATACcaacagatactgtatatgctttggCCGCTTCTTGCAAGCATCCAAGTGCAATAGAGAAAATCTACAATATTAAA GAACGTCCTGCAGAGAAGCCCATCTGCATCTGCATTTCTAGTTTGGAGCAGCTTGTTCCAACAAAACCACCATTTAGTCCATTGCTCTGGGAGTTCATGAGAAATGTATATCCAGGAGGGATCAGCTGTATTGTCCCAAAAGGAGACTGGCTCCTTAAACTTGGTAAGACAGCAGCATTAGAATGTCTGatcaaacattttcattttattattgtgtAA
- the LOC128531840 gene encoding putative threonylcarbamoyl-AMP synthase, which translates to MIRVPDHTVTAHLCDITGPLAITSANPSGEPDSTHHDMVIKRLGHKIQGVLCDGQSNELVGSTVVNCLKIDEGTIHFLREGCVPATKVQQIFERVKNSML; encoded by the exons ATGATTCGTGTCCCTGACCACACAGTCACTGCCCATCTGTGTGACATCACTGGGCCTTTGGCTATCACATCTGCAAATCCAAGTGGTGAACCTGACAGCACACATCATGACATGGTTATTAA GCGCCTTGGACACAAGATCCAAGGAGTACTGTGTGATGGGCAGTCCAATGAGCTGGTAGGCTCAACTGTGGTCAACTGCCTGAAAATTGATGAAG GTACCATACATTTCCTGCGAGAAGGTTGTGTCCCTGCAACAAAGGTGCAGCAAATTTTTGAGAGGGTGAAAAACAGCATGTTATGA